One Bosea sp. 685 DNA segment encodes these proteins:
- a CDS encoding formate dehydrogenase subunit alpha codes for MLIKRKSADVQRGKLRAAMAGLSSGVMDRRTFLRRSGLVAGGVAAAGALQIGSVRKADAAEGLGPASGTKIVKNICTHCSVGCTVKAEVANGVWVGQEPAWESPINRGSHCAKGASVRELTHGDRRIKYPMKLVDGQWQRISWDVAISEIGDKMMQIRAKSGADSVYLLGSAKFSNEGAYLFRKFAAFWGTNNVDHQARICHSTTVAGVANTWGYGAMTNSYNDIRNSKTIMFMGSNAAEAHPVSMQHILSGKEINRANVIVFDPRLTRTAAHATDYIRIRSGTDIAVVWGMMWHIFKNGWEDKDFLAARVYGMDDVRKEVEKYDPKTVEDITGVPEAQLKRAAETFAKVKPATFIWCMGVTQHSVGTANVRAICNLLLATGNVGGIGNGANIFRGHCNVQGATDFGLDISNLPCYYGLVEGAWRHWARVWGVDYDYFVTRFDEVPAKGGRPARTAKANMETSGHTSTRWFDAANMPAEQVDQKDNLKAMIVMGHGGNTIPRMPDAVKGLETLELLVVADPHPTNFVSLGQRKNGTYLLPIGTQFECAGSRTCSNRSVQWGEKVVDPIFESANDYWVIYKLAQKLGFAEPMFKTLELVQGKYGLEPSAESILREINKGGWSTGYTGQSPERLKLHMQHQDKFDLVSLRGAKGSPVENDFYGLPWPCWGTPDLKHPGTHILYNTALEANNGGGTFRPRFGLTREETRPDGSKVNVTLLAENGSYSLNSEIKDGYPEFTMGMLKKLGWDQDLTPAEIATITWIGGNAIDTVNWANDLSGGIQRVALSHGCVPYGNGKARANAWNLPDPVPTHREPIYSPRVDLVAKWPARPDERTLRIPNLHTTMQKAAVERGVAKSFPIVLTSGRLVEYEGGGEETRSNKWLAELQQDMFVEINPQDATERGIKDGAFVWVSGPENNSKAKVKALVTERVGKGVAFMPFHFGGFYQGVDQRGNYPKGLDPIVLGESVNTLTTYGYDPVTAMHEGKVTLCQIAAA; via the coding sequence ATGCTCATCAAGCGCAAATCTGCCGATGTTCAGCGCGGCAAGCTCCGGGCCGCCATGGCCGGCCTGTCCTCGGGCGTGATGGACCGGCGCACCTTCCTGCGGCGTTCGGGCCTCGTCGCCGGCGGCGTCGCGGCCGCAGGCGCGCTCCAGATCGGCTCCGTCCGCAAGGCGGATGCGGCGGAGGGGCTGGGTCCGGCGAGCGGCACCAAGATCGTCAAGAACATCTGCACCCATTGCTCCGTCGGCTGCACCGTCAAGGCCGAGGTCGCCAACGGCGTCTGGGTGGGTCAGGAGCCGGCCTGGGAAAGCCCGATCAACCGGGGCAGCCATTGCGCCAAGGGCGCCTCGGTGCGCGAGCTGACCCATGGCGACCGCCGCATCAAGTATCCGATGAAGCTGGTCGACGGGCAGTGGCAGCGCATCAGCTGGGATGTCGCGATCAGCGAGATCGGCGACAAGATGATGCAGATCCGGGCCAAGTCCGGTGCCGATTCCGTCTATCTGCTCGGCTCGGCCAAGTTCTCCAATGAGGGCGCCTATCTGTTCCGGAAGTTCGCCGCCTTCTGGGGCACCAACAATGTCGACCACCAGGCGCGCATCTGCCACTCCACCACGGTCGCAGGTGTCGCGAACACCTGGGGCTACGGCGCGATGACGAACTCCTACAACGACATCCGCAACTCCAAGACGATCATGTTCATGGGCTCGAATGCGGCCGAGGCCCATCCGGTCTCGATGCAGCACATCCTGAGCGGCAAGGAGATCAACCGGGCCAATGTCATCGTCTTCGATCCGCGCCTGACCCGCACGGCGGCCCACGCGACCGATTATATCCGCATCCGCTCCGGCACCGACATCGCGGTGGTCTGGGGCATGATGTGGCACATCTTCAAAAATGGCTGGGAGGATAAGGACTTCCTCGCCGCCCGCGTCTACGGCATGGACGATGTCCGCAAGGAGGTCGAGAAATACGACCCCAAGACCGTCGAGGACATCACCGGCGTTCCCGAGGCGCAATTGAAGCGGGCCGCCGAGACCTTCGCCAAGGTCAAGCCGGCGACCTTCATCTGGTGCATGGGTGTGACCCAGCACTCGGTTGGCACGGCCAACGTCCGGGCGATCTGCAACCTCCTGCTCGCCACGGGCAATGTCGGCGGCATCGGCAACGGCGCCAACATCTTCCGCGGCCATTGCAACGTGCAGGGCGCGACCGATTTCGGCCTCGATATCTCGAATCTGCCTTGCTATTACGGGCTGGTCGAAGGCGCCTGGCGCCATTGGGCCCGCGTCTGGGGCGTCGATTACGACTATTTCGTCACGCGCTTCGACGAGGTGCCCGCCAAGGGCGGCCGCCCGGCCCGCACGGCCAAGGCCAATATGGAGACCTCGGGCCACACCTCGACGCGCTGGTTCGACGCCGCCAACATGCCCGCCGAGCAGGTCGATCAGAAAGATAACCTCAAGGCCATGATCGTCATGGGCCATGGCGGCAACACCATCCCGCGCATGCCCGACGCCGTGAAGGGGCTGGAAACGCTCGAATTGCTGGTCGTGGCCGACCCGCACCCGACCAATTTCGTCTCGCTCGGTCAGCGCAAGAACGGCACCTATCTGCTGCCGATCGGTACGCAGTTCGAATGCGCGGGCTCGCGCACCTGCTCCAACCGCTCGGTGCAATGGGGCGAGAAGGTCGTCGATCCGATCTTCGAATCGGCCAATGACTACTGGGTCATCTACAAGCTGGCGCAGAAGCTCGGCTTCGCCGAGCCGATGTTCAAGACCCTCGAGCTGGTGCAGGGCAAATACGGCCTGGAGCCCTCGGCGGAATCGATCCTGCGCGAGATCAACAAGGGCGGCTGGTCCACCGGCTATACCGGGCAGTCGCCCGAGCGCCTCAAGCTGCACATGCAGCACCAGGACAAGTTCGATCTGGTCTCGCTGCGCGGCGCCAAGGGCTCGCCTGTTGAAAACGACTTCTACGGCTTGCCCTGGCCGTGCTGGGGCACGCCGGACTTGAAGCATCCCGGCACGCATATCCTCTACAACACGGCGCTCGAGGCCAATAATGGCGGTGGCACCTTCCGCCCGCGCTTTGGCCTGACGCGTGAGGAGACCAGGCCTGACGGCAGCAAGGTCAATGTCACGCTGCTGGCCGAGAACGGCTCCTACTCGCTGAATTCGGAGATCAAGGACGGCTATCCCGAATTCACCATGGGCATGTTGAAAAAGCTCGGCTGGGATCAGGATCTGACGCCGGCCGAGATCGCGACCATTACCTGGATCGGCGGCAACGCGATCGACACGGTGAACTGGGCTAACGACCTGTCGGGCGGCATCCAGCGCGTCGCGCTCAGCCATGGCTGTGTGCCCTATGGCAACGGCAAGGCCCGCGCCAATGCCTGGAACCTGCCCGATCCGGTCCCGACCCATCGCGAGCCGATCTACTCGCCGCGTGTCGACCTCGTGGCGAAATGGCCGGCGCGTCCCGACGAGCGGACTTTGCGCATCCCCAACCTCCACACCACCATGCAGAAGGCGGCGGTGGAGCGCGGCGTCGCGAAATCCTTCCCGATCGTCCTGACCTCGGGCCGGCTCGTCGAATATGAGGGCGGCGGCGAGGAAACGCGCTCGAACAAATGGCTCGCCGAATTGCAGCAGGACATGTTCGTCGAGATCAACCCGCAGGACGCGACCGAGCGCGGCATCAAGGACGGCGCCTTCGTCTGGGTCTCGGGGCCGGAGAACAACTCCAAGGCCAAGGTCAAGGCGCTGGTGACGGAGCGCGTTGGCAAGGGCGTCGCCTTCATGCCCTTCCATTTCGGTGGCTTCTACCAGGGCGTCGACCAGCGTGGGAACTACCCCAAGGGGCTGGATCCGATCGTGCTCGGCGAGTCCGTCAACACCCTCACGACCTATGGCTACGACCCGGTGACCGCCATGCATGAAGGCAAGGTCACGCTCTGCCAGATCGCCGCAGCGTGA
- a CDS encoding formate dehydrogenase: MTSASLPGAEETTMSQKPKEQKPKETVTPAFDRRSFFKALSAGAAVAVTPAMVTPAAAVDPGKEETRARYQESEHVKNYYRVNRY; the protein is encoded by the coding sequence ATGACGTCCGCCAGCCTGCCCGGCGCGGAGGAGACCACGATGTCGCAAAAGCCCAAAGAGCAAAAGCCCAAAGAGACTGTGACGCCGGCCTTCGACCGCCGCAGCTTCTTCAAGGCGCTCAGTGCCGGCGCGGCGGTGGCCGTGACGCCCGCCATGGTGACGCCGGCGGCAGCCGTCGATCCAGGCAAGGAAGAGACCAGGGCGCGCTACCAAGAGTCGGAGCACGTCAAGAACTACTATCGCGTCAACCGCTACTGA
- a CDS encoding Cro/CI family transcriptional regulator, whose protein sequence is MRDSALERAIGAAGGVRALARSLGVSQPAISSWKRVPADRVLSVEANTGVPRSDLRPDLYPIETAPHQPASMNGGSSAAIDEIDEARAQEYQLIGALLWRAPTAETLAVLQGLRGDASPLGMAHFALAEAAAELTPEAARDEFFELFIGVGRGEILPYASYYLTGFLHERPLALVREDMGKLGIARAERAGEPEDHIAILMDIMANLIRGAFAGEGVDAGAFYARHIEPWGERLFADLAVAKASKFYRAVGRVGSLFLSIETEAARLPS, encoded by the coding sequence ATGCGTGATTCGGCACTCGAAAGAGCGATCGGTGCCGCCGGCGGGGTGCGCGCATTGGCGCGCAGCCTGGGCGTGTCGCAGCCTGCGATTTCGAGCTGGAAGCGTGTTCCCGCCGACCGCGTGCTCTCCGTCGAAGCCAATACCGGCGTGCCACGCTCCGACCTGCGACCTGATCTCTATCCCATCGAGACCGCGCCGCACCAGCCCGCTTCGATGAACGGTGGTTCGTCGGCCGCGATCGATGAGATCGACGAGGCGCGCGCCCAGGAATACCAGTTGATCGGAGCCTTGCTCTGGCGGGCACCGACGGCCGAGACGCTGGCCGTTCTGCAAGGCCTGCGGGGCGATGCCTCGCCGCTCGGCATGGCCCATTTCGCCTTGGCCGAGGCCGCCGCCGAGCTCACGCCGGAAGCGGCGCGCGACGAATTCTTCGAGCTCTTCATCGGCGTCGGCCGTGGCGAGATCCTGCCCTACGCCTCCTATTACCTGACGGGTTTCCTGCATGAGCGCCCGCTGGCGCTGGTGCGCGAGGATATGGGCAAGCTCGGCATCGCCCGGGCCGAGCGCGCCGGCGAGCCGGAAGACCATATCGCCATCCTGATGGACATCATGGCGAATCTGATCCGCGGCGCCTTCGCGGGCGAGGGCGTCGATGCGGGCGCCTTTTATGCGCGCCATATCGAGCCCTGGGGCGAGCGCCTCTTCGCCGATCTGGCGGTTGCGAAGGCTTCGAAATTCTACCGGGCCGTCGGCCGCGTCGGCAGCCTGTTCCTGTCCATCGAGACGGAAGCCGCAAGGCTGCCGTCATGA
- a CDS encoding DUF3306 domain-containing protein, translating into MSPRAGDPDDEGFLTRWSRRKRAVAEQGETLPPSPVSEALPAEEALPAKEALPREIEPQAAASEPDMVEPPSLDLIDKDFDVAHWLKQNVPESWKLAAMRRAWESDPTIRDFENPARDYALDWNTPGGAPGYGPLTESDDVEAMVRGIFGDAPEPDPALFGLDEGAGDCMSHKLSSHDGSRNHDAALQDERPAPAAVGHVRVSEAGTNPAEEAETGRVAPDRVYAAAQNNPEPEQRKTPHRKRGGGAIPI; encoded by the coding sequence ATGAGCCCGCGCGCAGGCGATCCCGACGACGAAGGCTTCCTGACGCGCTGGTCGCGGCGCAAGCGCGCCGTGGCGGAGCAAGGCGAGACTCTCCCGCCATCGCCTGTGAGCGAAGCGCTGCCGGCGGAGGAAGCCTTACCGGCGAAGGAAGCCTTGCCGAGGGAAATTGAGCCGCAGGCCGCCGCATCCGAGCCGGACATGGTCGAGCCGCCCTCGCTCGATCTGATCGACAAGGATTTCGACGTCGCCCATTGGCTCAAGCAGAACGTGCCCGAAAGCTGGAAGCTCGCGGCGATGCGGCGGGCCTGGGAGAGCGATCCGACGATCCGCGATTTCGAGAATCCGGCCCGCGACTATGCGCTCGACTGGAACACGCCGGGCGGCGCGCCGGGCTACGGCCCGTTGACGGAATCGGACGATGTCGAGGCGATGGTGCGCGGCATCTTCGGCGATGCCCCGGAGCCCGATCCGGCTCTTTTTGGACTGGATGAGGGCGCGGGAGACTGCATGTCGCATAAACTTTCGTCGCATGACGGAAGTCGTAATCATGACGCCGCGCTGCAAGATGAGCGGCCTGCGCCGGCTGCGGTCGGGCATGTCAGGGTGAGCGAGGCAGGCACGAACCCGGCGGAAGAGGCCGAAACAGGCCGGGTCGCGCCGGATCGGGTCTACGCTGCGGCGCAAAATAATCCCGAGCCGGAGCAGCGGAAGACTCCCCATCGCAAGCGTGGCGGGGGAGCCATTCCAATCTAA